In Nocardioides sp. W7, the genomic stretch CCGGCCAGCTCGACGCTGCTCGCCGAGCTCTGCCAGGAGTTCCTGCCGCCCGGCGTCCTCAACGTCGTCTGCGGCGACCGCGACACCGGCCGCGCGCTGGTCGCCCACCCGACCCCGCAGATGGTCGCGATCACCGGCTCCATCCGGGCCGGCATGCAGGTCGCGGAGGCCGCCAGCGGCGACCTCAAGCGCGTCCACCTCGAGCTCGGGGGCAAGGCCCCGGTCGTGGTCTTCGACGACGCCGACGTCGTGAAGGCGGCCGAGGGCATCGCGGGCGCGGGCCTCTTCAACGCCGGTCAGGACTGCACCGCGGCGACCCGACTGCTCGTCCAGGCCGGCATCCACGACGAGTTCGTCGCGGCGCTGGCCGAGGCCGCGAAGGGGATGCCGACCGGCATGCCGGACGACGAGGCGACCTACTACGGCCCGCTCAACAACGCCCACCAGCTCGGGCACGTCAGCGGCATGGTCGACCGGCTCCCCGACCACGCGAGCATCGAGACCGGCGGGCAGCGCAAGGGCAGCAGCGGCTACTTCTACGAGCCGACCGTGCTCTCCGGCCTGCGCCAGGACGACGAGCAGATCCAGACGGAGATCTTCGGCCCGGTGATGACCGTGCAGAAGTTCACCGACGAGGCCGAGGCGCTGAGCTGGGCGAACGGCGTCGAGTACGGCCTCTCGTCCAGCGTCTGGACCAAGGACCACGCCCGCGCCCTGCGCATGTCGCGCAAGCTCGACTTCGGCGTGGTGTGGATCAACACCCACATCCCCTTCGTCTCCGAGATGCCGCACGGCGGTTTCAAGCACTCGGGCTACGGCAAGGACCTGTCGATGTACGGGCTCGAGGACTACACGCGCATCAAGCACGTCATGAGCTACATCGGTGAGTGACGGTGGTTGAGGAGGTCGCGCCGCGACCGTCTCGAAACCCGGTGGGTCGAGAAGCGTCCCCTCTCGCGCGAAAGGGACTGACATGAGGATCCTCCTGATCGGCGCGGGCGGCGTGGGGGCGGCGTTCGCCGCCATCGCCGCCCGGCGCGACTTCTTCGAGACCGTCGTGGTGGCCGACTACGACGCCGCCAAGGCGGAGCGGGCGGCCGCCACCGACGAGCGGTACGTCGCGGCCCGCATCGACGCCAGCGACGCCGACAGCGTGAGCGCGCTGTGCCACGAGCACGGCATCACGCACGTGATGAACGCGGTCGACCCGGTCTTCAACATGCCGATCTTCGGCGGCGCCTTCGCGGCGGGCGCGGACTACCTCGACATGGCGATGTCGCTGTCGCGGCCGCACCCGGAGGCGCCGTACGAGAAGACCGGCGTGAAGCTGGGTGACGAGCAGTTCGCGCTCGCGACGGAGTGGGAGGAGGGCGGCCGGCTCGCGCTGGTCGGGATGGGCGTCGAGCCCGGCCTCTCGGATGTGTTCGCGCGCTACGCCGCCGACCACCTGTTCGGCGAGATCGACGAGCTCGGCACCCGCGACGGCGCCAACCTGGTCGTCACCGACGACGAGGGCAACGAGATCTTCGCGCCGTCGTTCTCGATGTGGACCACCATCGAGGAGTGCCTCAACCCGCCGGTGATCTGGGAGGACCAGGAGTGGCGTACGACCGTGCCCTTCTCCGAGCCCGAGGTCTTCGACTTCCCCGAGGGCATCGGGCCGGTCGAGTGCGTGAACGTCGAGCACGAGGAGGTGCTCCTGATGCCGCGCTGGGTCGACTGCAAGAGGGCGACCTTCAAGTACGGCCTCGGCGACGAGTTCATCAATATCCTGAAGGTGCTGCACACCCTCGGCCTGGACAGCACCGAGAAGGTCCGGGTCAAGGGCGTCGAGGTCAGTCCGCGCGACGTGGTCGCCGCTGTGCTTCCCGACCCGGCGACCGTCGGCCCGCGGATGCGGGGCAAGACCTGCGCGGGT encodes the following:
- a CDS encoding saccharopine dehydrogenase C-terminal domain-containing protein, with protein sequence MRILLIGAGGVGAAFAAIAARRDFFETVVVADYDAAKAERAAATDERYVAARIDASDADSVSALCHEHGITHVMNAVDPVFNMPIFGGAFAAGADYLDMAMSLSRPHPEAPYEKTGVKLGDEQFALATEWEEGGRLALVGMGVEPGLSDVFARYAADHLFGEIDELGTRDGANLVVTDDEGNEIFAPSFSMWTTIEECLNPPVIWEDQEWRTTVPFSEPEVFDFPEGIGPVECVNVEHEEVLLMPRWVDCKRATFKYGLGDEFINILKVLHTLGLDSTEKVRVKGVEVSPRDVVAAVLPDPATVGPRMRGKTCAGLWVTGRGKDGADRSTYLYHVVDNEWTMREYGHQCVVWQTAINPVIALELLARGTWSGVGVLGPEAFDAVPFLELLTEYGSPWGQQELTP
- a CDS encoding gamma-aminobutyraldehyde dehydrogenase — protein: MADQTFQNVVNGELVDSLSGETYEVIDPTTGETYARAPLSGDEDVDRAYAAADAAFEGWAYATPQDRSNALLKIAAAIEERVEEINAVECKDTGKPLGLTMDEEMPYASDHFKFFAGAARLLEGKAAGEYMADHTSWVRREPIGVVGQVTPWNYPLMMMIWKIAPALAAGNTIVLKPSDTTPASSTLLAELCQEFLPPGVLNVVCGDRDTGRALVAHPTPQMVAITGSIRAGMQVAEAASGDLKRVHLELGGKAPVVVFDDADVVKAAEGIAGAGLFNAGQDCTAATRLLVQAGIHDEFVAALAEAAKGMPTGMPDDEATYYGPLNNAHQLGHVSGMVDRLPDHASIETGGQRKGSSGYFYEPTVLSGLRQDDEQIQTEIFGPVMTVQKFTDEAEALSWANGVEYGLSSSVWTKDHARALRMSRKLDFGVVWINTHIPFVSEMPHGGFKHSGYGKDLSMYGLEDYTRIKHVMSYIGE